Genomic segment of Andrena cerasifolii isolate SP2316 chromosome 16, iyAndCera1_principal, whole genome shotgun sequence:
cactttatggtgttgatacgcgcgcaatttactatccatttcacccattcggtgattgtcctctgttttttcaatgatgcactcaagatcggcgtacaccatgaaggggagccgctccttcatacagtggttgctgaatttgagcagattgtttcctacgctgggcaacaggatggcgcaatcattcatttgcccgcagtccagcgaatgggcctccaacttctcggcagatccaaagtagtgcatgcatctgcaaaaaaatcaaaaaatttttttatttaatttttttcaacgatatttttcaacgtttcataagtttatgtacataccgatcgcagatgaattttttttctctgtgcctgctcaactgcatgctcaccactcgggataagtccttgatcagcacaaagtgccctacatcacCGTGCTtatgattcggcgtgtagagcagattgacgtgtcgatccctcttttggctggtgaggcgcagcggaaagaccgtcgatcctttctccatcccgaaagtgtacacgttgacggagatgccgttctgccgctcaaacttcccaagctgctctagggacattggaaactcaatgccttggagatttagcaccaatgtataatgtggatatgaacttggccgatgagggtttctttcggcgggatggagagctgcgaccactgccggcgcgaagcaggcgttatcctcggatcgcacgctaattgtcgctttcttcatcaatatttcccgtggcaacttgaagtggcaccctgcgcgcagcggattgtacttattaacgttgacggttaggttgagaatcctcatcaatgcccatccgctatcgcgttcctggaactcttccaacgatgccagggtgggttcgatgacgcatcgttggtaccactcctgtagatcacatgtaccgaagagttcgcagttccgggtattgatgcttttacaagcatgTTTGTTCCCCGCCaaaaattcgccgttgaacacagggttcactttgaggttctgatgtttcctcaaggcgcctcgtacatactccagcacaatggtccccgcatcctcgaggaagttgcgcggctcgatatacagggtgtcccactaaggaatggacagcgcgatatctcttaaagtattgtcgataaaaatataaaaaaaagggaattgcatggttcgagggggcccatttattagcgcgaacgaattttctttccgattattattttaaaagatacgatggtcaagttcggtttttcaaatggaactattttttttgaagacctgagttgatagtgcgttccaagacaaattcaataagctttaatgtatacactttatttccactggtttttaagatattgcgcttgcaaatttactgattttcactgcaagaaacccctctgaaatggcaaaaaccgggggcggtcttactgacgccacgggtggcactgcctgttgaaatggatacttacctgccaaaggtctacgccagaaatggcaggcccaaaggctggacaattcttttccgtcagaaatgctacttaggacAATCTACCAGACAATCTCTATATCTACACAGACAATGGAACAACAAAAAATATTGTATACCTACAAGTATTGTGAAATtaaacatattagaaacgcgcgctttctcttttctttcttttcgacacacacacacacacacacacacacacacacacacacacacacacacacacacacacacacacacacacacacacacgcacgcacgcacgcacgcacgcacgcacgcacacacacacacacacacacacacacacacacaatctTAAAATttacggcgaatcttaaaaattaggcggtgagaggaggaacacgggtaaataaaattgaaaaataatatatgtttaagaaatatatatattgttacaaataataatatgaaagaataatatgaaggaataacatagaatataaaaaacataattaaaatttatttggcttaattatcccactggatcacatcatcagcaaatagattagttaatggtaaatccataggaacttgcacagggccagtttgaactgcaacaacactagcccgaagccccgatactttattcctatacgtatcaaaatcaatattttccgctttgacgtttcgccaagccacactctttggatgatacgcatgattattccgagatatagttatttgtacactatcatcatcatcgaaatcgcctaaaaacgtttgttgttcatatcgatgcatccaatattcctcatcatcctcgaagtagtcgtgtaatggattatcgcattttttaaaaacttttaaaaaaatgttgccatcttagcttccgcctcataaagttctgcacatcgaatttcttcggcttgaaccgcaacatttcgacaggccacatacattttcgggctggatgaatggataactgccgcagcagcggtgatcgtagcggtagccggacgtttcaaattcacgcgcaatgacataatctgaaaccgagttttcttataattctcaaagttactaacacaacgattcactaaagtatgataatggaaacttacggtattaatcgattgtatttccatgcgttgaacgattgataatatccttcaaaagcaatcttcttcaaaacaatttcacgtaacacaaaaaatgcaaaaagtgtttcaaagaactgtcaaagtaagtgcacgttgaccacgatttgaagacaactggtctcgctgcatctccaagctgccacatgtgggcccatgcctacagttgcatagctttgcaaagtaggatgcctttgttcttcgccatcttcatgtAATgaaggccacctgcattttcgctgaccatcctcaccttctatacatattcgaattattcactaaccatcctcggagtgcacttatcatgttcttcgaattcttctcccttcttctttggacacatcattcgactaggtcacaccacATTTGATTGCGCaacgaacgtgtattggacgtctattgaaccactttcaacacataacgtaccactctgaacgtgtatcgaacgtctatcgtaccactttcaacgtctatcgtaccactttcaacgtctatcgtaccactttcaacgtctatcgtaccactttcaacgcctaacgtaccattctgaacgtctatcaaacgtctatcctaccgctttcaacgcctaacgtaccactctgaacgtctatcaaacgtctatcatacgtgtatagttaccgctttgatcatgaatcgtactacttctacataataattacaactatcgtcttaatctagcgtacatgcaggaggttggtggttgaggagggtgaagcaaaacagttatgcattaaaaattgattatattttatttgtgtatttccctctggcgtttagaccaccagttgaatatttttaaatacattttgcatggcacagtgctttgcgtgtcagccacatcgcagagtattaactacatttagcttatttagggatttgatatcctcgtagccaatgtccagcgtctcgatgatcacgtccactctcgtattttcatcgaggaaatccacgaggcaatcgcagcaattcctatttcaattgttctgcaaattatgccatactatactattcttggttatattatattaaaatactttgatttatattttatttatttacattctacttaaccttaagaaggtgacaggttctcaaaacagttgacaaacatcatttgcaatttaaatttacggaacttaagaattctaatgaaaataataaaaatcgtttttttttctatttcttggaatatcatcaaatattttacattagttgccactttgcttacatcttaaaatttcagtacttgtcgtatgggaaggaaagtattccttttgtaaacacttccttttatataaaatgcagttaaaaatacggtgttttatttacataacaagtttcttgtttataaattatactttacacgAGAAGGTGGTGGGCTCTTTCCATCAGGGGAGGATAAGGATGGGTCAGGAGGATGCCATGGATAACAGTCAAATGACGGGGTTAACGGTTCAAAGTAAGAAGGTAGTCGAAAGTGtcccaatttcaataaaatttgagTCATGGAGAGAAAACAGTGATCGATTTGCCGTGGAATTATCTTAGTGTATGTTACTCACTTCATTAAAAACAagcactcactcactcactgactgaatcactcactcactcactcactggcATTATTAATGTGCACTCTGTTGCACTACACTACTCActtactcactcactcactggcATTATTATTGTACACTCTGTTGCACTTCACTACTCACAATAAATGTTCAAACAGGTCTCCCTCTGTCTCTATGCAGTTTTGAAGCCTTCTGATGGAGGAATTGCGAACATTCTCTAACACCCCTTGTTCTTTAACAGCTTCAAATGCCGCGATTATCCGTTGTCGTAATGTTTCTACGGTATCAATTTGAATTGAGTAgaccttttattttacatacccCCAGAGGAAGAAGTCCAAGGGAGTTAGATCTGGAGATCGTGGTGGCCAATCTATTGCACCTGCACGGCCTATCCAACGACCCGCGtaggaaatatttaaaaagttcgaATTGGCAGTTCCTtctccaaaaaatttaaataccctTCGCCTGTCAATCTTGCTGGTAGAAAAAAAGGGCCCAAAATTTGATCACCAATTATCCCAGCCCAAACGTTGAGGGTCCACTGAGTTTGAAAACTTCTGATGGTGGTTTCATGTGGATTATCATAAATCCACACATGCGAATTTCTTGTGTTAAAAATACCTTCTCGCGTGAATGTATTTTCGTCTGTCCAcagaatcctttttaaaaagtctGGATTTTGTTGATACTCGTTCAAGAGCCATTGACAAAACGCCAATCGAACTGGCATGTCGCGAGGCAGTAGTGCTTGTATACGACGCAGATGGTATGGATACAATCCTTCTTCTTGTAAAACTCGATGCGCCGTCGATTTCGGTATTCCTGATCTTCTTTCAATATCACGCACACTTATAGTTGGATTTTTTTCCACGGACTCGTTGCTTCTTGTTCTTCCTCTAGTACTGTTATCAGAACGAAATTGACCATTCGTTCTTAAATTCCATGTCAACCCCGTCATTATTTTTCTGATTATAGGACGCCGATTGGGATACTTCTCATTGTATGCGCGTACAGCAGCCACGATGTTGGTGTCACAGCTCCCGAATACCACGAACATATCGTAATATTCTTCGTTGGTATACATTGTCTGCCAAATGTACGATGATAGCTCTGTTAAAATCTGTTCGCTTTCGCTCCAGAAACAGTTCTGACTGTCCCATGTCAGGTATTAGCAGTCGTGCCCCCACAACGTCCTCGAAGCTAGGTACATTATTGgtcatttcaatatttggaaaaCATAAAGCGATTGGCTGTGGAAGGGATAGACAGGCGAAGGAACGGTTTCGGTTTGGCGAAAACATTATGATCATTCCATAAAATTTATTATGGGGCTAAGTCCGGAAACGTACCACGGGGGCGCTATTGACAGTGCGTTTCGTTTCTATCCTCTCCGCCCTTCGTTTCGTTCGTAAAACTCGTTTGGTTTATTAAGGGGTTAATCGGTATACTGCTTCATTATCGGGTGGGACAACATGGTGACTGAGGCGCACTGTTCTCGACCGTCAATTCAGGGAACaaggtcataaaccgcgaccttcTTTAGACTACGTTGACGATCAACGCAGTTAGTTTTTACGATAGGTTAGAAACAATGTCGAAAAAGTAATACAGAAACGTCGGAAGTCTGACAATTGAAAGAATTAAGGTACATGGCCGGTCACTGGTGTTCAAAATTTATGATCTGGCCTTCTTACTTCGAACCGTTAACCCCGTCATTTGATTGTTATCCATGCCATCCTCCTGACCCATCCTTATCCTCTCCTGATGGAAAGAGcccaccaccttctcgtggttTCCATTGAGCAATGACACTTTTTCAACAAATAATGAAGATAATGACAAGCTGGAACTTACAAATatgattattataaaaacagTGTCATTGGCCAAGAGTGGGATAGTAAAATTCTCCTGCAATTTTTCTGTCGACCTGTTGTTTGACCTCAGTGAGGAAATATGGGGTGGTAGCGGTACGGTCAGCTGACTGTAATCGCTCGCGGTTGCTTTACCTGAGACGGGGCGCAATTCAGGGACAATACGggttgacgtattccgtacgAGGAAAGGTGGGCTTGGAGTTCGATTGGCCCCAAACTAACCAATCGGGCCTGCTTATCTCTCGTgtctaaacacgcgctcgaatttcaaaacaaaagcacgcgtcgacgtattccgtgcgagaggagGTGAGGCTTGTGGAggcgatattgctgtgaagagggccttttcaggacagtggccgtttgggagggatgcaaggcagattggttagtttggggccaatcggacttcaagcccaccgtctctcgcacggaatacgtcgacgcctgtttttcttttgaaatcgagcgcgtgtttatactcgagagaaaagggatccgtctttaatttgaaggtaggacgaaacaggcgggactacgcgcagtcagcaaactatatgctttctttcttcctgtgtctcttcgCGAGCCACATTGAtgttgaataatactttttaattggtagttgccaaaaattaatcaggctgatcggccagagcatttcgcgagggtcgcggtttatgaccgtattgtcccgctagtcaACGGTAGACAacggtttcctacagttttgggtaatttatggcctagttggttccgcctcgtagcagacgtgaactcagggtatcggaaaagggaaacaggattttttctttatagcaactcgaagactttctgtttctcttctcttcggaccctttcgaaccgaaacacgtggtgtctgctgcctacctcgaagcaatgggtacattggcagtaaaaggacggaacgcagacttttgtaaaagtgcacgatTTTAAAAGACATGCAATAAAAGAATACATAAAATTAGTATTCAgaagtcgttatttaatcctctgaatgttattgttataagcgagctgttttattacttaaagtcagacaatgtttgatagttataactttcattaaaagtctggcaaaggattagacaaagagtcgatacgaagttgccgtcgactctttcgtttcctctcgctcgctcattgggttttctcactcgcgccattggtcgcgcggaatagtgtccacaacgcgttagcagcccgccgccagccccgttcgtagggCTGGTAAGGAGGATTTAttgtagttgaaatttggtttttagggtgggttaacctaatctccacaactcgcggcgaaagtgtcaagagaaaaaaagaccgggtaagctgttcattcaatggtaacgtaagaaatgtacacttttgccaatgaatgaacggcagtgaggacaaatattgaatacacggAATTAATgccgtataagttatgagtaaaaagaaaataaaaagaaaaataggcgttaatttttcgtattacatgagcaacgttcattcactggggagttttcattcactggacaggtcaccctacagatgattttttatctcgggaactatttatcgtatttactcgattcctttttattttaatcgagaagaatcgacctttttgaataatttttttcaggttgaaaaatcattttcacaataatgagaattataaaccaagttttattttgcaaatttcggctcgaggtcacgatttttaaaatacccctaaaatactaccatattcgctgaagtgttctttataaaataaggctacatggcgtggtactgcatcattttggtgttaccgctcatattcaacgttgtagtcagttgtgggctcctttcaacaggagaggataatatgatcatttcgaatgacggcgttaagggtagcaagtaagaaagcggtcgaaactgttgcatgttgaaaacagtaatcttcatcagatttgtgctgaaaacagtcatgtcatcttcaaaatcaaaaatcgaaaaattcaaagccttgtaatttttaaacaaattcgaaatcggcaaaacaatgacttaaatcccccataacttaacgaggactacatcatattccgtttaaaacaaatttccagatatcaagggaaaaaagtggtcaatttggcgtggaatgacccatatgtttttgtttaccatagattaaaaaatgtattttacaaatagtagtttacttttacagttaccatataaatttttaactaaatttcaattcgataaattactttcatttatccaaatttccttatcagctacaatcgctaattcatacgcttgtttttttttataggaattgtacgcggcaatacttctggcagggctagcattaggaatatttatttgcgttctcccaatgtacataggcgagatatcgtcaccagcgacacgtggtgctgcatcatctttggtaggcattatatacaataccggcattcttgtgacattcatagttgccccgcatctctcgttatctctgaCTTATCTCGTCGTTAACATTGCTTTCGCAATCGCCAGTTGCTTTATGCCCGAGTCACCGTACTTCCTGATCatgagaaatagagtggacgaagcggaagacgtgttggaaaaactaagagggaaagccgacatttctgaagaattgcaaacgatggttgactccctatcgaaaacagagaaagacgtggtaaagagtggaactctgaaggacatgtttgcatcgcgtggaaagttacgtgccctcattattatactgctgttTACCGTGATGCACAATTTCGATGGTTTCTTTATAATTGTCATATACGGTCAGCTCATCTTCAAATCAACCAGCAACTTGATGTCtgactattcgatgaatattgttatcggtgtaacgcaagtggtctcctcctttctaactacatttttggtcgacaaacttgaccgtaagccatttattctcgcgtcgggtattacagcagctatttgtgatctcatgattagtgttttcttttacgcggaggaatacttgaatttgaacgtacagatgtacacttgggcactacttctatcttccataatattgattttcactttcaattgcggattggtctctttacagatcatcctaatgtcagaaatctctgctaccgaggtcaaagcgatgggcacgtgtctcgtaggtgtaattggtggggtgttaggtactatagcgactaaactttacatatgggtagctataaatttgaactatggtcactcactaccatttttagcgtactctgtagtcgttgcagcttgcacactaattctgtttcgcattacgccagagacgaaaggtaaaacgttcgtagaaattcaaagagacttaaatacatgatgattattggtattttttgtgtctacgccgtaaactctacgacaacgcgtgcacgatgaattaatttcacaatcatgtctgtgataaaatgcagggagcactttacaaataagttcagaaagtaaatctccgttgcttttaaatgttgcgacgacgtgtaaagtataatttataaacaagaaacttgttatgtaaataatacaccgtattttgaactgcattttttataaaaggaatactttccttgccatacgacaagtactgaaattttaagatgaaagcaaagtggaaactaatgtaaaatattttatgatattccaagtaatagaaaaaaaacgatttttattattttcattagacttcttaagttccgtaaatttaaattgcaaatgatgtttgtcaactgttttttagaacctgtcaccttcttaaggttaagtagaatgtaaataaataaaatataaatcaaagtattttaatataatataacaaagaatagtatagtatggcacaatttgcagagcaattgaaataggaattgctgcgattgcctcgtggatttcctcgatgaaaatacgagagtggacgtgatcatcgagacgctggacattgactacgaggatatcaaatccctaaataagctaaatgtagttaatactctgcgatgtggctgacacgcaaagcactgtgccatgcaaaatgtatttaaaaatattcaactggtggtctaaacgccagagggaaatacacaaataaaatataatcaatttttaatgcataactgttttgcttcaccctcctcaaccaccaacctcctgcatgtacgctagattaagacgatagttgtaattattatgcagaagtagtacgattcatgatcaaagcggtaaccatacacgtatgatagacgtttgatagacgttcagagtggtacgttaggcgttgaaagcggtAGGATAGAcatttgatagacgttcagaatggtacgttaggcgttgaaagtggtacgatagacgttgaaaatggtacgatagacgttgaaagtggtacgatagacgttgaaagtggtacgatagacgttcgatacacgttcagagtggtacgttatgtgttgaaagtggttcaatagacgtccaatacacgttcgatgcgcaatcaaaagtggtgtgacctagtcgaatgatgtgtccaaagaagaagggagaagaattcgaagaacatgataagtgcactccgaggatggttagtgaataattcgaatatgtatagaaggtgaggatggtcagcgaaaatgcaggtggcctgta
This window contains:
- the LOC143377664 gene encoding uncharacterized protein LOC143377664, translated to MGQEDGMDNNQMTGLTEWYQRCVIEPTLASLEEFQERDSGWALMRILNLTVNVNKYNPLRAGCHFKLPREILMKKATISVRSEDNACFAPAVVAALHPAERNPHRPSSYPHYTLVLNLQGIEFPMSLEQLGKFERQNGISVNVYTFGMEKGSTVFPLRLTSQKRDRHVNLLYTPNHKHGDVGHFVLIKDLSRVVSMQLSRHREKKFICDRCMHYFGSAEKLEAHSLDCGQMNDCAILLPSVGNNLLKFSNHCMKERLPFMVYADLECIIEKTEDNHRMGEMDSKLRAYQHHKVYSIAYYMHCSYDTSLSTYRCRRDADCVSWFVNELENFANFAKPILTSNVPMLDLTPEQWTTFRDATHCHICEEPFKAEDVRVRDHCHLSGRFRGPAHSECNLNYKNAFYIPIVFHNLSGYDSHFIIEEIATAFEGSVDVLPITKEKYISFTKNVEDTADSDSRKCIKLRFIDSYKFLNTSLNKLASFLSADKLKILRSEFETLSIEDFNLLTRKGVFPYEYLDCANKLQDPCLPPRESFYSSLTGETVSKSDYAHAEIVWQRLGIRTLGEYSDFS
- the LOC143377908 gene encoding facilitated trehalose transporter Tret1-like, with the protein product MHNFDGFFIIVIYGQLIFKSTSNLMSDYSMNIVIGVTQVVSSFLTTFLVDKLDRKPFILASGITAAICDLMISVFFYAEEYLNLNVQMYTWALLLSSIILIFTFNCGLVSLQIILMSEISATEVKAMGTCLVGVIGGVLGTIATKLYIWVAINLNYGHSLPFLAYSVVVAACTLILFRITPETKGKTFVEIQRDLNT